The following proteins come from a genomic window of Microbacterium sulfonylureivorans:
- a CDS encoding mandelate racemase/muconate lactonizing enzyme family protein, with protein MTTIASLGARLLRVPLTRPWAADVTSVGVIATHVVRSDGSEGWGFSWTPQIGAEAVLALIEHDIAPAALGRDADAATTWRPLWQHLHEAGGGGITTIALAGLDLALWDAAARARDLPVSALIGRRRESVRAYGSGVNLHYPLDELIAQVRRWVDAGFDAVKIKVGKPDMREDADRVAAVRDVLGPDRALMIDANQRWDLDRATSSMEVLAAFDPAWIEEPLRADDLTGHAELARRIATPIALGENLHTVYRFAEFLRAGAVQIVQPNVVRVGGVTPFLRIAQVAVDHGATLHPHLLPELSGQLALTLATAPGAAEPMAEDVEDAGFGALGALADPSPVALSDGSLTETPHVGLGIRFA; from the coding sequence GTGACCACGATCGCCTCGCTCGGCGCGCGCCTGCTGCGCGTGCCGCTGACGCGCCCGTGGGCGGCCGACGTCACGTCGGTCGGAGTGATCGCGACGCACGTCGTGCGCTCCGACGGGTCGGAGGGCTGGGGCTTCTCGTGGACGCCCCAGATCGGCGCCGAGGCGGTCCTCGCGCTCATCGAGCACGACATCGCCCCGGCCGCGCTCGGGCGTGACGCCGACGCCGCGACGACGTGGCGGCCGCTGTGGCAGCACCTGCACGAGGCCGGAGGCGGCGGGATCACGACGATCGCGCTCGCCGGACTCGACCTCGCACTGTGGGATGCCGCGGCCCGCGCCCGCGATCTGCCGGTGTCTGCCCTCATCGGGCGGCGCCGCGAATCCGTGCGCGCGTACGGCAGCGGCGTGAACCTGCACTACCCCCTCGACGAGCTCATCGCCCAGGTCCGGCGCTGGGTGGACGCCGGCTTCGACGCGGTGAAGATCAAGGTCGGCAAGCCCGACATGCGCGAGGACGCCGACCGCGTGGCGGCCGTGCGGGATGTGCTCGGCCCCGACCGCGCGCTCATGATCGACGCGAACCAGCGGTGGGACCTCGATCGGGCGACCTCGTCGATGGAGGTGCTCGCGGCGTTCGACCCCGCCTGGATCGAAGAGCCGCTGCGCGCCGACGACCTCACCGGGCACGCCGAGCTCGCGCGTCGCATCGCGACACCGATCGCCCTCGGCGAGAACCTGCACACGGTGTACCGGTTCGCCGAGTTCCTGCGAGCGGGGGCCGTGCAGATCGTGCAGCCCAACGTCGTGCGGGTCGGCGGCGTCACTCCGTTCCTCCGCATCGCCCAGGTTGCCGTCGACCACGGCGCGACGCTGCACCCGCACCTTCTTCCCGAGCTCTCCGGCCAGCTCGCCCTCACGCTCGCCACGGCCCCGGGTGCGGCGGAGCCCATGGCCGAGGACGTCGAGGACGCCGGCTTCGGCGCGCTCGGCGCGCTCGCAGACCCGTCGCCCGTCGCCCTGTCGGACGGATCGCTCACCGAGACCCCGCACGTCGGTCTCGGCATCCGCTTCGCGTGA
- a CDS encoding aldehyde dehydrogenase (NADP(+)), giving the protein MTTTTAELDVLAAAAAAAAPVWRASSAADRAAWLRAAADALDGRIDELVAIADEETRLGETRLRGEVGRTTGQLRLFATVVEEGSYLELTVDDADASATPPRPELRRTLTGVGPVAVFSASNFPFAFSVAGGDTASALAAGNPVIVKAHSGHPRLSERTAEIVAAALVDAGAPQGSLSLVEGREAGNALVRHPVIQAAGFTGSLGGGRALFDLASGRPDPIPFYGELGSVNPVVISPSALTVRGEALAQGLVGSFTLGAGQFCTKPGVVFVPADGGFEELVAAHVAGASGGPLLTDRITAAFPEGIAHLEADPSVTVVAHGQDGASDSARPVVLSTDAAAVAARPETLLEECFGPVTLLVRYSSDTELLAALEAVPGSLTATLHSEPGDEVADVLEVLQRKAGRVLFAGWPTGVAVTWSQQHGGPWPATTSLHTSVGATAIRRFLRPLVFQDAPQHLLPPHLHDDALATLPHRRNGVLRVP; this is encoded by the coding sequence ATGACCACCACCACCGCAGAGCTCGACGTCCTCGCCGCCGCCGCGGCCGCCGCCGCCCCCGTGTGGCGTGCGTCTTCCGCGGCCGATCGGGCCGCATGGCTCCGGGCCGCCGCCGACGCCCTCGACGGCCGCATCGACGAGCTCGTCGCGATCGCCGACGAGGAGACGCGCCTGGGCGAGACCCGACTGCGCGGCGAGGTCGGGCGCACCACCGGCCAGCTGCGCCTGTTCGCGACCGTGGTCGAGGAGGGCTCCTACCTCGAGCTGACGGTCGACGACGCCGACGCATCCGCGACCCCGCCGCGGCCCGAGCTGCGTCGCACGCTCACGGGAGTCGGACCGGTCGCCGTGTTCTCGGCCTCGAACTTCCCCTTCGCGTTCTCGGTCGCCGGCGGCGACACGGCGTCGGCTCTGGCCGCCGGCAACCCCGTGATCGTGAAGGCGCATTCCGGGCACCCGCGGCTGTCGGAGCGCACCGCGGAGATCGTCGCGGCCGCCCTCGTCGACGCGGGCGCCCCGCAGGGCTCGCTCTCGCTCGTCGAGGGCCGCGAGGCCGGCAACGCGCTGGTGCGGCATCCGGTGATCCAGGCGGCCGGCTTCACGGGATCGCTCGGCGGCGGCCGCGCCCTCTTCGACCTCGCGTCGGGACGACCCGACCCGATCCCGTTCTACGGCGAGCTCGGCTCGGTCAACCCCGTCGTGATCTCGCCGTCGGCGCTGACCGTGCGCGGCGAGGCCCTCGCGCAGGGTCTTGTCGGATCGTTCACGCTCGGCGCCGGCCAGTTCTGCACCAAGCCCGGCGTCGTGTTCGTCCCCGCGGACGGCGGCTTCGAGGAGCTCGTGGCCGCCCACGTGGCCGGCGCCTCGGGCGGGCCGCTCCTCACCGACCGCATCACGGCCGCGTTCCCCGAGGGCATCGCCCACCTCGAAGCCGATCCGTCGGTGACCGTCGTCGCGCACGGGCAGGACGGGGCATCCGATTCCGCCCGCCCGGTGGTGCTGTCGACGGATGCCGCGGCCGTCGCCGCGCGCCCCGAGACCCTCCTCGAGGAGTGCTTCGGCCCGGTCACCCTCCTCGTGCGGTACTCGTCCGACACCGAGCTGCTCGCGGCACTCGAGGCCGTACCGGGATCGCTCACCGCCACGCTCCACAGCGAGCCCGGCGACGAGGTCGCCGACGTGCTCGAGGTGCTCCAGCGCAAGGCCGGCCGGGTGCTCTTCGCCGGATGGCCGACCGGTGTCGCGGTGACGTGGTCGCAGCAGCATGGGGGACCGTGGCCCGCCACCACATCACTGCACACGTCGGTCGGCGCGACCGCGATCCGACGGTTCCTGCGGCCGCTCGTGTTCCAGGATGCCCCGCAGCACCTGCTTCCTCCACACCTGCACGACGACGCCCTCGCAACGCTGCCTCACCGCCGCAACGGCGTACTGCGGGTTCCCTAG
- a CDS encoding glycerate kinase, which translates to MHTVVIAPDSFKGTIGAADVAAAIGEGWHRARPHDEIRLLPMADGGEGTLEAFATAVPQARRMPISVTGPAGDAVDASWLLLPATADAPDGIGVVELAGTSGIELLGTPARLRPLDAGTRGFGEAIAAALAHGVSQLVLGIGSSASTDGGTGMLTALGARFTDAAGQPIAEGGRGLAHIATADLSGLPPLPRGGAVVLSDVTNPLLGAWGAAAVFGPQKGTSPEQVLVLDAGLGRLADLLPADPATPGAGAAGGAGFGLLAWGATLVPGSVAVADLVGLAGAVSGASVVVTGEGSYDGQSAAGKVPAHVGAVAAAAEVAVALVAGRITGDADVSRFAATASLTELAGSADAAMADPARWLVEAGAGIAAALG; encoded by the coding sequence ATGCACACCGTGGTGATCGCCCCAGACTCGTTCAAGGGGACCATCGGAGCGGCCGACGTCGCGGCCGCGATCGGCGAGGGCTGGCACCGCGCGCGACCGCATGACGAGATCCGGCTGCTGCCGATGGCGGACGGCGGCGAGGGCACGCTCGAGGCGTTCGCGACGGCGGTGCCGCAGGCGCGGCGGATGCCGATCAGCGTCACCGGTCCCGCGGGCGACGCGGTCGACGCATCCTGGCTCCTTCTCCCCGCGACCGCCGACGCCCCGGACGGGATCGGCGTGGTCGAGCTCGCCGGCACGAGCGGCATCGAGCTGCTCGGCACGCCGGCGCGGCTGCGGCCCCTCGACGCCGGCACGCGCGGCTTCGGCGAGGCGATCGCCGCGGCCCTCGCGCACGGCGTCTCGCAACTCGTGCTGGGGATCGGCTCGAGCGCGTCGACCGACGGCGGGACCGGCATGCTCACCGCCCTGGGCGCGAGATTCACGGATGCCGCGGGCCAGCCGATCGCCGAGGGCGGGCGGGGGCTCGCCCACATCGCGACCGCCGACCTGTCGGGACTCCCGCCGCTTCCGCGCGGCGGCGCGGTCGTGCTCAGCGACGTGACCAACCCGCTGCTCGGCGCGTGGGGCGCGGCCGCCGTGTTCGGCCCGCAGAAGGGGACATCGCCGGAGCAGGTCCTCGTGCTCGACGCCGGCCTCGGACGCCTCGCCGACCTGCTCCCCGCCGACCCGGCCACCCCGGGCGCCGGCGCTGCGGGAGGCGCGGGCTTCGGACTCCTGGCGTGGGGGGCGACGCTGGTGCCGGGCTCTGTCGCCGTGGCCGACCTCGTGGGTCTCGCCGGCGCGGTGAGCGGAGCATCCGTCGTCGTCACCGGCGAGGGCTCCTACGACGGCCAGTCTGCCGCCGGCAAGGTGCCGGCGCACGTCGGCGCCGTCGCCGCTGCGGCCGAGGTCGCCGTCGCCCTCGTGGCCGGGCGGATCACGGGCGACGCCGACGTCTCGCGATTCGCTGCGACGGCGTCGCTGACGGAGCTCGCCGGGTCGGCGGACGCCGCGATGGCCGACCCCGCCCGCTGGCTCGTCGAGGCCGGCGCCGGCATCGCCGCCGCGCTCGGCTGA
- a CDS encoding ThuA domain-containing protein yields the protein MDDPSASDPGLRPRAVLASGAGRYADPWHPFAETSARVASVLREAGWEVDLVDDPAIALTRLDGARLLVVNAGDPWGEDGADRLVEPDAAAGLAAALARGIGVLAIHSALSTLRDHPSWRAAIGGSWQQGRSWHPEIGEASVRIVDRGHAITEGIGDFTLFDERYTALEVDSDVRVLAAHDLDGVAHPLVWVRERPARAVVCALGHEPRAYDSPELRTLVARAARWAGRPEPGRLGA from the coding sequence ATGGACGATCCCTCCGCGAGCGACCCCGGCCTGCGGCCCCGCGCCGTGCTCGCCAGCGGCGCCGGCAGATACGCCGATCCGTGGCATCCGTTCGCCGAGACGTCCGCGCGGGTCGCGTCGGTGCTGCGCGAGGCAGGCTGGGAGGTCGACCTCGTCGACGACCCGGCGATCGCGCTCACCCGGCTCGACGGCGCCCGGCTCCTCGTGGTGAACGCCGGCGACCCATGGGGCGAGGACGGCGCCGATCGCCTCGTCGAGCCGGACGCGGCGGCGGGGCTCGCCGCTGCACTCGCGCGGGGGATCGGCGTACTCGCGATCCACAGCGCACTGTCGACGCTGCGCGACCATCCGAGTTGGCGCGCGGCGATCGGCGGATCGTGGCAGCAGGGAAGGTCGTGGCATCCCGAGATCGGCGAGGCATCGGTTCGCATCGTCGACCGCGGCCACGCGATCACCGAGGGCATCGGCGACTTCACGCTCTTCGACGAGCGCTACACGGCCCTGGAGGTGGACTCCGATGTGCGCGTGCTGGCGGCGCACGACCTCGACGGCGTCGCGCACCCGCTGGTGTGGGTGCGAGAGCGGCCGGCGCGAGCCGTGGTGTGCGCGCTCGGCCACGAGCCCCGCGCCTACGACAGCCCCGAGCTGCGCACGCTCGTCGCCCGCGCGGCACGGTGGGCGGGCCGACCCGAGCCTGGCCGGCTCGGAGCCTGA
- a CDS encoding LacI family DNA-binding transcriptional regulator yields the protein MADVAARAGVSGQTVSRVVNDSPRVDPGTRARVEEAMSQLGYRPHRAARALRTGRTQTIGLLVSTLATVGNSRMLQAVADAAAARGYALTVVTLGAHPDVAAAFERLSDQGVDGVVVLNEVTAAATETPAPRGLGLVVVDAPPDAESRRRFGIVQSDHAGGARAATTHLLSLGHGTVHHVAGPAGSFAASERERGWREALAAAGAEQPPLVRGDWTAASAYAVTAPLVADPGVTAVFAANDQTALGVIRAFADAGRDVPDSVSVVGFDDVADAADYRPPLTTVRQDFDRLGELAVAALVAGIEDGEPGFEIVPTELRVRASTAPPS from the coding sequence ATGGCGGACGTGGCCGCACGGGCCGGCGTCTCGGGTCAGACCGTCTCCCGCGTCGTCAACGACAGTCCGCGCGTCGACCCCGGCACCCGTGCCCGCGTCGAGGAGGCGATGTCGCAGCTGGGCTATCGCCCGCACCGCGCGGCCCGGGCGCTGCGCACCGGCCGCACCCAGACCATCGGGCTCCTGGTGTCGACGCTCGCGACCGTCGGCAACTCCCGCATGCTGCAGGCGGTGGCGGATGCCGCGGCCGCCCGCGGCTACGCGCTCACGGTCGTGACGCTCGGCGCCCACCCCGACGTGGCGGCCGCCTTCGAACGGCTGAGCGACCAGGGTGTCGACGGGGTCGTCGTGCTGAACGAGGTCACCGCCGCCGCGACGGAGACCCCGGCCCCGCGCGGACTCGGGCTCGTCGTGGTCGATGCGCCGCCCGATGCCGAGTCGCGCCGGAGGTTCGGGATCGTGCAGTCCGACCACGCGGGGGGAGCCCGCGCCGCGACGACGCACCTGCTCTCGCTCGGGCACGGCACCGTGCACCACGTCGCAGGACCGGCGGGGTCGTTCGCCGCCTCCGAGCGCGAACGGGGCTGGCGTGAGGCGCTCGCCGCAGCCGGGGCCGAGCAGCCTCCGCTCGTGCGCGGCGACTGGACGGCGGCGTCCGCCTACGCCGTCACGGCGCCTCTCGTCGCGGACCCCGGTGTCACCGCGGTGTTCGCGGCCAACGACCAGACCGCGCTCGGCGTGATCCGGGCCTTCGCCGACGCCGGACGCGACGTGCCGGATTCGGTCAGCGTCGTCGGCTTCGACGACGTCGCCGACGCCGCGGACTACCGCCCGCCGCTGACCACCGTGCGGCAGGACTTCGACCGGCTCGGCGAGCTCGCCGTCGCAGCGCTCGTCGCCGGCATCGAGGACGGCGAGCCGGGGTTCGAGATCGTGCCCACCGAGCTCCGGGTGCGTGCGAGCACCGCCCCGCCCTCCTGA
- the galT gene encoding galactose-1-phosphate uridylyltransferase, whose protein sequence is MNTAELHTTELGAGVVKRSTRLADGRELIYYDDPGSRLGDERAVDARDAAPRPDTATMRRDVLTGDWVSVAAARQNRAFLPPAELDPLAPQTPANPSEIPSLYDVAVFENKSPSFGPALSVAHGDAPAGADAPRDLADLEAPGLGRTRTSVGRCEVVCFSPEHAGSFGTQTVTRARTVIEAWADRTAALSALPGVEQVFPFENRGEAIGVTLPHPHGQIYAYPYVTPRTSSLLASIEREGSDLFDRILAFERASERVIFAGEHWTAFVPFAARWPLEVHVLPHRHVADFAETTDAERDELAPLYLRLLRGVDALYDSPTPYIAAWHQAPVSRGRDTVRLHLQLTSPRRAADKLKFLAGSEAAMGAWIGDVPPETAAARLREAVASIPEETP, encoded by the coding sequence GTGAACACAGCGGAGTTGCACACCACCGAACTCGGCGCCGGCGTCGTGAAGCGGTCCACTCGCCTCGCCGACGGGCGAGAGCTGATCTACTACGACGACCCCGGCAGCCGCCTGGGCGACGAGCGGGCCGTCGACGCCCGCGATGCCGCTCCGCGCCCCGACACCGCGACGATGCGCCGCGACGTCCTCACGGGCGACTGGGTCTCGGTCGCCGCCGCGCGGCAGAACCGGGCGTTCCTGCCGCCCGCCGAGCTCGACCCGCTCGCCCCCCAGACCCCGGCGAACCCGTCCGAGATCCCGTCGCTGTACGACGTCGCGGTGTTCGAGAACAAGTCGCCCTCCTTCGGCCCGGCCCTCTCCGTTGCCCACGGCGACGCGCCGGCCGGAGCGGACGCGCCCCGCGACCTCGCCGACCTCGAAGCTCCCGGGCTCGGTCGCACCCGCACCTCGGTCGGGCGCTGCGAGGTCGTGTGCTTCAGCCCCGAGCACGCCGGCTCGTTCGGCACGCAGACCGTGACGCGCGCACGCACCGTGATCGAGGCGTGGGCCGACCGCACCGCCGCGCTGTCCGCGCTCCCCGGCGTGGAGCAGGTGTTCCCGTTCGAGAACCGCGGCGAGGCCATCGGCGTCACGCTCCCCCACCCGCACGGACAGATCTACGCGTACCCCTACGTGACGCCGCGCACATCGAGTCTCCTCGCGTCGATCGAGCGGGAGGGGTCGGACCTGTTCGACCGCATCCTCGCGTTCGAGCGCGCCTCCGAGCGCGTCATCTTCGCGGGCGAGCACTGGACGGCGTTCGTGCCGTTCGCCGCACGGTGGCCGCTCGAGGTGCACGTGCTCCCCCACCGTCACGTTGCCGACTTCGCCGAGACGACGGATGCCGAGCGCGACGAGCTCGCACCGCTCTACCTGCGCCTGCTGCGCGGCGTCGACGCGCTGTACGACAGCCCCACCCCGTACATCGCGGCGTGGCATCAGGCGCCCGTGAGCCGCGGCCGCGACACCGTCCGGCTGCACCTGCAGCTCACGTCGCCGCGCCGCGCCGCCGACAAGCTCAAGTTCCTGGCCGGATCCGAGGCCGCCATGGGCGCCTGGATCGGCGATGTGCCCCCCGAGACCGCCGCCGCGCGCCTGCGCGAGGCCGTCGCATCCATCCCCGAGGAGACCCCGTGA
- the galK gene encoding galactokinase, which produces MTTTTSDTAADARSLFADRFGTEPAGTWSAPGRANLIGEHTDYNDGFVLPFAIQHRTHVALGTRADAVVRVVSTFDGDAVEVPLADLDALFPDRRDEVVEWARYPLGVAWALLAASGRNAVDLTGVDLAFASDVPVGAGLSSSAAIEGATASALAEVWALDLDRVALAQAGRRAENEAVGAPTGIMDQMASMLGRADAAIFLDCRSLDADVVDLGFDGAGLELLVIDTGVSHSHATGGYGERRASCELGASIMGVPALRDVTVDDLPRAAGLMDDVTFRRVRHIVTENQRVLDTVRTLRERGPAAIGDLLVASHASMRDDFEISVPELDTAVDAALASGAVGARMTGGGFGGAAIALVARARVETVTAAVTAAFAASGFSAPTIFTVTPSAGAARD; this is translated from the coding sequence GTGACCACGACCACCTCCGACACGGCGGCAGACGCCCGGAGCCTGTTCGCCGACCGCTTCGGCACCGAGCCCGCCGGAACCTGGTCGGCCCCGGGCCGCGCCAACCTCATCGGCGAGCACACCGACTACAACGACGGCTTCGTCCTCCCGTTCGCGATCCAGCACCGCACCCACGTGGCGCTGGGGACGCGCGCCGACGCCGTCGTCCGCGTCGTCTCGACGTTCGACGGCGACGCGGTCGAGGTGCCGCTCGCCGACCTGGACGCCCTCTTCCCCGACCGCCGCGACGAGGTCGTGGAGTGGGCGCGCTACCCGCTCGGTGTCGCCTGGGCGCTGCTCGCCGCCTCCGGCCGGAACGCCGTCGATCTCACCGGCGTCGACCTGGCGTTCGCCTCCGACGTCCCGGTCGGGGCGGGCTTGTCGTCCTCCGCCGCCATCGAGGGAGCGACCGCGTCCGCCCTCGCCGAGGTGTGGGCGCTCGACCTCGACCGCGTCGCGCTCGCGCAGGCCGGTCGCCGTGCCGAGAACGAGGCCGTCGGCGCACCCACCGGGATCATGGATCAGATGGCGTCGATGCTCGGCCGCGCCGATGCCGCGATCTTCCTCGACTGCCGATCGCTCGACGCCGACGTCGTCGACCTCGGATTCGACGGCGCGGGGCTCGAGCTCCTCGTGATCGACACCGGCGTCTCGCATTCGCACGCCACCGGCGGCTATGGCGAGCGTCGCGCATCGTGCGAGCTCGGGGCCTCGATCATGGGCGTCCCCGCACTGCGCGATGTGACCGTCGACGACCTCCCCCGGGCGGCCGGGCTCATGGACGACGTCACGTTCCGCCGCGTCCGCCACATCGTGACCGAGAACCAGCGCGTGCTCGATACCGTCCGCACGCTGCGCGAGCGGGGCCCGGCGGCGATCGGCGACCTGCTCGTCGCCTCCCACGCCTCGATGCGCGACGACTTCGAGATCTCCGTCCCCGAGCTCGACACAGCGGTCGACGCCGCCCTGGCGTCCGGCGCCGTCGGCGCCCGCATGACCGGCGGCGGCTTCGGCGGTGCGGCGATCGCCCTCGTCGCCCGCGCCCGGGTCGAGACGGTGACGGCTGCCGTGACCGCGGCGTTCGCGGCATCCGGCTTCTCCGCCCCCACGATCTTCACCGTCACCCCGTCGGCCGGCGCCGCGCGCGACTGA
- a CDS encoding alpha/beta fold hydrolase, with amino-acid sequence MAFITVGTENSADIELYYTDQGAGQPVVLIHGFPLNGESWGKQRAALLDAGYRVIAYDRRGFGASSKAGSGYDYDTFAADLHALMEDLDLRDAVLVGFSMGTGEIARYLSRYGSSRVAKAAFLGSLEPYLLKTEDNPEGAGPQDFFDGIAATVREDRYAFIAGFFKDFYNLDDTLGSRISQEAVDASVQVANQASNAGISAAPLTWPTDFRGDIGAIDVPTLILHGTADNILPIDATARRFRTLLPDATYVELEGAPHGLLWTHGAEVNEALLAFLAS; translated from the coding sequence GTGGCTTTCATCACCGTCGGGACCGAGAACTCGGCCGACATCGAGCTCTACTACACCGATCAGGGCGCCGGGCAGCCGGTCGTGCTGATCCACGGCTTCCCGCTCAACGGCGAGTCGTGGGGCAAGCAGCGGGCCGCTCTCCTGGATGCCGGCTACCGCGTGATCGCGTACGACAGGCGCGGCTTCGGCGCGTCGTCGAAGGCCGGCTCGGGATACGACTACGACACGTTCGCGGCCGACCTTCATGCGCTCATGGAGGATCTCGATCTGCGGGATGCCGTGCTCGTCGGCTTCTCGATGGGCACCGGCGAGATCGCCCGCTACCTCTCGCGCTACGGCAGCTCGCGGGTCGCGAAGGCGGCGTTCCTCGGATCGCTGGAGCCGTACCTGCTGAAGACCGAGGACAACCCCGAGGGCGCCGGACCCCAGGACTTCTTCGACGGCATCGCCGCGACGGTGAGGGAGGACCGGTACGCGTTCATCGCCGGCTTCTTCAAGGACTTCTACAACCTCGACGACACCCTCGGCTCACGCATCTCGCAGGAGGCCGTCGACGCGAGTGTGCAGGTCGCGAACCAGGCGAGCAACGCGGGCATCTCGGCGGCGCCCCTGACCTGGCCGACGGACTTCCGCGGCGACATCGGCGCGATCGACGTGCCGACGCTGATCCTCCACGGCACCGCCGACAACATCCTGCCGATCGACGCCACCGCACGCCGGTTCCGCACGCTGCTTCCCGACGCAACCTACGTCGAGCTCGAGGGCGCGCCGCACGGACTGCTGTGGACCCACGGTGCCGAGGTGAACGAGGCGCTCCTGGCGTTCCTCGCCTCCTGA
- a CDS encoding AraC family transcriptional regulator, with product MIAELNRLVDDIEAHLSEDIDIAALATRLGTTEYHLRRMFSSLAGMPLSEYTRRRRMTVAAADVVDGGDRLLDVAVRYGYGSTEAFGRAFRAVHGVSPGDVRRDGGPLRAQPKLRFRLTVEGNVPMDTRITDRPAFRLVGHAARVPLIHEGVNPHIQAHIAGLPSTEHARLKALSDTEPAGLLQVSAAIDPDYAEGSELTYLHGVALDAAAVVPADLDVIDVPAGAWAVFRTSGPYPSALQSTWAATAAEWFPSNPWRLRPGPSIVAVLDRADDFSTATTELWMPVERA from the coding sequence GTGATCGCCGAACTCAACCGCCTCGTGGACGACATCGAGGCGCACCTGTCGGAAGACATCGACATCGCCGCCCTCGCGACGCGCCTCGGGACGACCGAGTACCACCTCCGGCGGATGTTCTCGTCGCTGGCGGGGATGCCGCTGTCGGAGTACACCCGGCGACGGCGCATGACCGTCGCCGCGGCCGACGTCGTCGACGGCGGCGATCGGCTGCTGGATGTCGCGGTGCGCTACGGATACGGCTCGACCGAGGCGTTCGGCCGGGCGTTCCGAGCGGTGCACGGCGTCAGTCCGGGCGACGTCCGCCGCGACGGCGGCCCCCTTCGCGCACAACCGAAACTCAGGTTCCGCCTGACCGTCGAAGGGAACGTCCCCATGGACACTCGCATCACCGACCGACCCGCCTTCCGCCTCGTCGGCCACGCCGCGCGCGTGCCGCTCATCCACGAGGGAGTCAATCCGCACATCCAGGCGCACATCGCCGGGCTGCCGTCCACCGAGCACGCGCGCCTGAAGGCGCTCAGCGACACGGAGCCCGCCGGGCTCCTGCAGGTCAGCGCCGCGATCGACCCCGACTACGCGGAGGGCAGCGAGCTGACATATCTGCACGGCGTCGCGCTCGACGCGGCCGCGGTGGTCCCCGCCGACCTGGACGTGATCGACGTCCCGGCGGGCGCGTGGGCCGTGTTCCGCACCTCGGGACCGTACCCGTCGGCGCTCCAGTCGACGTGGGCGGCGACCGCGGCCGAGTGGTTCCCCTCGAACCCGTGGCGCCTGCGCCCGGGCCCCTCGATCGTGGCCGTTCTCGACCGTGCCGACGACTTCAGCACCGCGACCACCGAGCTCTGGATGCCCGTCGAGCGCGCGTAG